Proteins encoded in a region of the Carassius auratus strain Wakin chromosome 21, ASM336829v1, whole genome shotgun sequence genome:
- the LOC113039181 gene encoding hepatitis A virus cellular receptor 1 homolog — protein sequence MIVFLFIISSNIHVATCSESSKLVVGQVGDTVILPCKYDIITNGLSNVCWGRHQSWFSCENTVISSDGLQVTYRESSRFSLASGLERGDVSLTIKAAENRDAGMYVCRIEIPGLFNDISYIVYLFISSGLDPKRVISETQLIPATANQEKQVYYVSGQTTLIPEIYISEETNAEATDIYMEEAVAVVHSEDTMETFVINTVRVGAIVFIPGLIIALLFRLRRTREHNSCLPIPTTTQRDMVW from the exons ATGATTGTTTTTCTCTTTATTATCTCATCAAATATACATGTAGCAA CCTGCAGCGAATCATCAAAACTGGTGGTTGGACAGGTTGGGGATACAGTTATTCTTCCATGCAAATATGACATTATCACTAATGGCCTATCGAACGTTTGCTGGGGGAGACATCAGTCATGGTTCAGCTGTGAGAACACTGTTATCTCCTCCGATGGCTTGCAAGTGACCTACAGAGAGTCAAGTAGATTCAGCTTGGCCAGTGGACTGGAGCGAGGGGATGTTTCACTTACTATAAAGGCTGCTGAAAACAGGGATGCTGGGATGTACGTCTGCCGTATCGAGATCCCTGGACTTTTCAATGACATTAGTTACATTGTCTATCTGTTTATTAGCAGTG GACTGGATCCAAAGAGAGTCATCTCAGAGACACAACTGATTCCTGCAACAGCAAATCAAGAAAAGCAAG TCTACTATGTATCAGGCCAAACCACACTCATTCCTGAGATTTATATATCAGAAGAGACAAATGCTG AAGCTACTGACATCTACATGGAGGAAGCCGTTGCGGTGGTCCATAGTGAG GATACAATGGAAACAtttgtaataaatactgtaagaGTGGGGGCCATTGTCTTCATCCCGGGTTTAATCATTGCACTTCTGTTCA GACTGCGGCGCACCAGAGAACACAACAGCTGCCTTCCCATCCCAACAACCACACAAAGAGATATGGTTTGGTAG